Below is a genomic region from Fusarium oxysporum f. sp. lycopersici 4287 chromosome 12, whole genome shotgun sequence.
CAAACGACTCACCGCCTCAGCCAGAGAGGACTGCAACTCTATAAGCTCCTTGTGAAGAACCAATACCTTATCACccgcctcttcttcctgagCTTCTAACTTCTCTTGCTAATCCACCAAACGATTCACTACCAAAGTCAGCACATAtcgagaaggaagaataAAGAGTACTCATACAAGTAGACGCAACACGGACACCGTCACAAGAACGACCTCGACGAACGCATTCAAGACAACGACTAGACTTCTTAACATCGTCAAAGCGACAttcctttttatttttaaaataatacGTGCACGGCATCGCAGCAGGAAGACTGTTCTTAACCGCAAAACGATGGAGCGAAGCGCGATCTTCGGTCGTGTCCCTTCTCTCGGGAACTTCGTCACCGGACTCGAACAAGTTTTCAATCGCCTCTTGCGGGATAATCGATTTTTTGGATTTCTTGGATGAACGTTTCGTTACGCGACCTGACATCGTGTCAGCATCCTAAGAAAATTAATACAGGTTTAAGTTGCAACCTACCGAGGCGAGATTAGCCTAACAGGTGATATGCAGGTCTTGGGGACAAGAcccaacggaggggagacatcgtgttacgaccccgcggttacgtcacgtgtaccccactTTTCTCAACCTATCACTAAGGACTTTCAAGACGATCACGTCTCAGACCGTGATCGCCTACAAAGGATCACGACTTCGACCGTGATCCCTCTGTTAAGATCACGACCGTAACCGTGATCATCTAAAGATCacctttagtatatagaacacattcatttgcacttttatagattctagctcaccagctatcaataaaacttctttacaTTGATcaagcctaacacgcattgaATCTACcattaagagacgtgacaCTTCGATAAGCTCAGTTTACGCCCTACGCAATCTGCCAAcaataaacctagcacggcttagtttatccacAGTTGGAAACCAACCGTCACATATAAAATatccttaatagtaattaccCTCTTAGTAGactataagttatatattaattaggGATATAATCTAAGcttaatttctttttttaattaacttaataatctttttatttttctaaAAATTAGTACCTAAAAGGGcttttaatacctttttttttacttAATAACTTTTTTAATCTCCTAAGGAAGgtcttaatatataatatctaaaataaaaatactaagaattataagattaaaaataatattactaagaAGCTTTTTATACTcttaactattaataaaagcttttattttaattattatagctttaagctttttaaaattattttatattttaagttaATTTTTAATAGCTTAGAGGTCTCTTAGATTAATAGGgaagttattaatatagtaattttaatattaattaggGAAGGCTATTAAGATAAGCTTTCTTTTTAGTATTACTATTTTGCCTTTTTTATTAGAttttttctttatatattactaagtTAAATTATCTTAGTAGGTATATTAAAGcttcttatatttatataagtagttAAATAAGTTATCTTTTAGgcttttataatattagctttatactatagtaattagttaggtattataatataatatctaagtTATAAGCCAGATATATTATTTGCAGTTAAGACTTATGGCTaagagcttatatcagcaTAGAGAACTTAGCTCCGGGCTTATCTGGCGAcaaaggaagaggagggacGAGAACCAAGTCAGGTGTTACCATAGtgatttaatattaaattctGAGTGAGAGGCCTTCTGCAAATTTGAGGATTGTCAGCTTAGCTC
It encodes:
- a CDS encoding hypothetical protein (At least one base has a quality score < 10) — translated: MSGRVTKRSSKKSKKSIIPQEAIENLFESGDEVPERRDTTEDRASLHRFAVKNSLPAAMPCTYYFKNKKECRFDDVKKSSRCLECQEKLEAQEEEAGDKVLVLHKELIELQSSLAEAVSRLQWICKIKKRVKERGAELFERGMQELDKEDNILPAL